From a single Paraburkholderia sp. D15 genomic region:
- a CDS encoding H-NS histone family protein codes for MSSYKELLAQREKLEKQIEEAKSREYAEVLNEIKQKMADYGITLAELGGGRAAKGGAKVGRPRAGVAPKYRDPDSGSTWSGRGKPPRWIAGLDREKFLIQK; via the coding sequence ATGTCTTCCTACAAGGAACTACTCGCACAGCGCGAGAAGCTTGAAAAGCAGATCGAAGAAGCGAAGTCGCGTGAATACGCTGAAGTGTTGAATGAGATCAAGCAGAAAATGGCCGATTACGGCATTACGCTGGCTGAACTCGGCGGTGGCCGTGCTGCAAAGGGCGGCGCTAAAGTCGGTCGTCCGCGCGCAGGCGTCGCACCGAAATACCGCGACCCGGATAGCGGCAGCACGTGGTCCGGCCGTGGCAAACCGCCGCGTTGGATCGCAGGTCTGGATCGTGAGAAGTTTCTGATCCAGAAGTAA
- a CDS encoding amidase, with the protein MPKSTFDSEDPSVVQSDYLAHDAIGLAELVRTREASARELLDIAISRTEAVNPAINAIVLKDYDAARQRASRDDANRANGAGPSTGSDPSAQQALAGVPYLIKDLGAPVAGLRMAMGSRHYRHFIPATDAPVVTLAKAAGLNIFAKTSTSELGQMPYTEPELFGACRNPWNLDHTPGGSSGGAAAAVAAGIVPLAHASDGGGSIRIPASCCGLFGLKPSRGRVPRAAPPGAGELGVDHAISRSVRDSALLLDLLTGNAQRPLGAPGTFLGASREPCKPLNIAYVTESMLAPSLSTDSRAALDDAAQLARSLGHNIEPVSLGIDFAAVRHAFLTLWSVTAEELVLNAESITGRKPSRGEFEISTWAMAHVGRKLGERGLPAALEEQRRISARLTDLLNRYDVLLCATLAAAPIKIGEMHPTRAERLQMRAVTTVPIEALVKKMLTEASNKAFAWAGCTELFNLSGQPAMSVPLYWNARGLPVGVQFAAREGGEATLLRLAAQLETARPWFDKRPPLMQARS; encoded by the coding sequence ATGCCGAAATCCACCTTCGACAGCGAGGACCCTTCCGTCGTGCAATCAGACTATCTCGCCCATGACGCCATCGGCCTCGCCGAACTCGTGCGCACCCGCGAGGCGAGCGCCCGCGAATTGCTGGACATCGCAATCTCGCGCACCGAGGCCGTCAATCCCGCGATCAACGCCATCGTGCTGAAGGACTACGACGCCGCGCGGCAACGCGCGTCGCGTGACGATGCGAACCGGGCCAACGGCGCGGGCCCGTCGACCGGAAGCGATCCGAGCGCGCAACAGGCGCTGGCCGGCGTGCCCTATCTGATCAAGGACCTCGGCGCGCCGGTCGCGGGTCTGCGCATGGCGATGGGCAGCCGTCACTACCGCCACTTCATTCCCGCCACGGACGCGCCGGTCGTCACGCTTGCGAAGGCGGCCGGTCTGAACATCTTCGCGAAGACCAGCACCTCCGAACTCGGGCAGATGCCTTATACGGAGCCCGAACTATTCGGCGCGTGCCGCAACCCGTGGAATCTCGATCACACGCCGGGCGGATCGAGCGGCGGCGCGGCGGCAGCGGTCGCGGCCGGCATCGTGCCGCTCGCGCATGCATCCGACGGCGGCGGCTCGATCCGCATTCCGGCGTCATGCTGCGGACTGTTCGGCCTCAAGCCATCGCGCGGACGTGTGCCGCGCGCCGCACCGCCGGGCGCCGGCGAACTCGGCGTCGACCATGCGATCTCGCGTAGCGTGCGCGACAGCGCGTTGCTGCTCGATCTGCTGACGGGCAACGCACAGCGTCCGCTCGGCGCGCCCGGCACGTTTCTCGGCGCGAGCCGCGAGCCGTGCAAACCGCTGAACATTGCATACGTCACCGAGTCGATGCTGGCGCCGTCGCTCTCCACCGATTCGCGCGCCGCGCTCGACGACGCCGCGCAACTCGCCCGCTCGCTCGGCCACAACATCGAACCCGTGTCGCTCGGCATCGATTTCGCGGCGGTTCGTCATGCATTTCTGACGCTGTGGTCGGTGACCGCGGAAGAACTGGTGCTGAACGCCGAAAGCATCACGGGCCGCAAACCGTCGCGCGGCGAATTCGAAATTTCGACATGGGCGATGGCGCACGTCGGCCGCAAGCTCGGCGAGCGCGGATTGCCGGCCGCACTCGAGGAGCAGCGCCGCATCTCCGCGCGGCTTACCGATCTGCTGAACCGCTACGACGTGCTGCTGTGCGCGACGCTCGCCGCCGCGCCGATCAAGATCGGCGAGATGCATCCCACGCGCGCCGAGCGATTGCAGATGCGCGCCGTCACCACGGTGCCGATCGAAGCGCTGGTGAAAAAGATGCTGACCGAGGCGTCGAACAAGGCGTTCGCGTGGGCCGGTTGCACGGAGTTGTTCAATCTGAGCGGACAACCGGCGATGTCGGTGCCGTTGTACTGGAACGCGCGTGGTCTGCCGGTCGGCGTGCAGTTCGCCGCGCGTGAAGGCGGCGAGGCGACGCTGCTGCGTCTGGCCGCGCAACTCGAAACCGCGCGGCCGTGGTTCGATAAACGGCCGCCGTTGATGCAGGCTCGTAGCTGA
- a CDS encoding cupin-like domain-containing protein, with the protein MSTVPRSFDDDWRRWIAENLLLDAAPAALHEALIEHGFDAAQAAREIDAVLASPYFHGATRLRNRLRKRDWILSVYGTLDRMRADSGEIERRERLPRDEFFEQYYCRNRPVIITGAFDFWPARTAWNFDYFRERCGECEVEVQFGRESDADYEINQPRLRRSMRFADYVDLVERSGPTNDFYMTANNTSKNRAALAALWADVLVIDAYLDAASADTGFFWMGPPGTKTPFHHDLTNNFMAQVIGRKKIKLAPLSDTPQMANHLHCYSQVDGAAIDYERFPSMRDARVFECTLAPGELLFLPIGWWHYVEGLDASVTMTFTNFLRGNDFASRYDTYHEL; encoded by the coding sequence ATGAGCACCGTGCCCCGTTCGTTCGACGACGACTGGCGCCGCTGGATCGCCGAGAATCTGCTGCTCGATGCGGCGCCCGCCGCGTTGCACGAGGCGTTGATCGAGCATGGCTTCGACGCGGCGCAGGCGGCACGCGAAATCGATGCGGTACTCGCCAGTCCTTATTTTCACGGCGCGACGCGCTTGCGCAATCGTTTGCGAAAGCGCGACTGGATTCTTTCGGTGTACGGCACGCTCGATCGCATGCGCGCGGACAGCGGCGAGATCGAGCGGCGCGAGCGTTTGCCGCGCGATGAATTCTTCGAGCAGTACTACTGCCGGAACCGGCCGGTCATCATCACCGGTGCATTCGATTTCTGGCCCGCGCGTACCGCGTGGAATTTCGATTATTTCCGCGAGCGTTGCGGCGAATGCGAAGTCGAAGTGCAGTTCGGCCGCGAGTCGGATGCGGACTACGAAATCAATCAGCCGCGACTCAGGCGAAGCATGCGATTCGCCGATTATGTCGATCTCGTCGAGCGCAGCGGTCCGACGAACGATTTCTATATGACCGCGAATAACACGTCGAAAAATCGCGCGGCGCTCGCGGCGTTGTGGGCGGATGTGCTGGTTATCGATGCATATCTCGACGCGGCATCGGCGGATACCGGTTTTTTCTGGATGGGACCGCCCGGCACGAAAACGCCGTTTCACCATGACCTGACCAACAACTTCATGGCGCAGGTGATTGGCCGTAAAAAGATCAAACTGGCGCCGCTGTCGGATACGCCGCAGATGGCCAATCATCTGCATTGCTATTCGCAGGTGGACGGCGCGGCGATCGACTACGAACGTTTTCCGTCGATGCGCGACGCGCGGGTGTTCGAATGCACGCTCGCGCCCGGCGAGTTGCTGTTTTTGCCGATCGGCTGGTGGCATTACGTGGAAGGACTGGACGCGTCGGTGACGATGACGTTCACCAACTTTCTGCGGGGTAACGATTTCGCGAGTCGATACGACACGTATCACGAGTTGTAA
- a CDS encoding dienelactone hydrolase family protein yields MSITSRWIDIPAGNDSFGGYLALPRGGAGPAVIIIQEIFGVNGHIRSVADQYAQDGYVALAPDVFWRVQPRVELTYDGADREKGIELMQKLKVDEAVADIGAAAAALRAMPEVTGKVAAIGYCFGGRLAYLAAAQGTLDGAVAYYGGGIQNQLDEAAKITVPMQFHYGELDAHIPLSAVGQIQERFAGRTDAEFHIYPNADHGFNCSERASYNQRASALAHGRTLTFLGERL; encoded by the coding sequence ATGAGCATCACTTCCCGATGGATCGACATTCCCGCCGGCAACGACAGCTTCGGCGGCTATCTGGCCTTGCCGCGCGGCGGCGCGGGGCCGGCCGTCATCATCATTCAGGAGATCTTCGGCGTGAACGGTCACATCCGTTCGGTTGCGGATCAGTACGCGCAGGACGGCTACGTGGCCCTCGCGCCGGATGTGTTCTGGCGCGTGCAGCCGCGCGTCGAACTCACCTACGACGGTGCGGATCGCGAGAAAGGCATCGAGTTGATGCAGAAGCTGAAGGTCGATGAAGCCGTGGCCGACATCGGCGCGGCGGCCGCCGCATTGCGCGCGATGCCGGAAGTGACCGGCAAGGTCGCCGCGATCGGTTACTGCTTCGGCGGCCGGCTCGCGTATCTGGCGGCGGCGCAAGGCACGCTCGACGGCGCGGTCGCCTACTACGGCGGCGGCATCCAGAACCAGCTCGACGAAGCCGCGAAGATCACCGTGCCGATGCAGTTCCACTACGGTGAACTGGACGCGCATATTCCGCTGTCGGCGGTGGGTCAGATTCAGGAGCGCTTCGCGGGCCGCACCGATGCCGAATTCCACATCTATCCGAACGCCGATCACGGCTTCAACTGTTCGGAGCGCGCGTCGTACAACCAGCGCGCATCGGCGCTCGCGCACGGCCGCACGTTGACGTTCCTCGGCGAACGGCTTTGA
- a CDS encoding pyridoxamine 5'-phosphate oxidase family protein — protein sequence MNIPAHAPLHLLHTAAAGTLATHARQPEGFPYPTVLPFAPDLQHRPTILVSRLAEHTHNLHADPRAGFLAFDAPDADVLSGPRVTLLGTFEPLESSPEVVRRYLRYHPDAERYLVLGDFTFWSMRLERLRYIGGFGAMGWLSGDELDPLPPLSFDEENTLIEHVADRTASVDGLQWLGVDRYGADLKRDGIRARVAFDDPKMNSESLHAALEDCISRYAE from the coding sequence TTGAACATCCCCGCACACGCCCCGCTGCATCTGCTGCACACGGCTGCCGCCGGCACGCTCGCCACGCACGCGCGCCAGCCGGAGGGCTTTCCGTATCCGACGGTGCTGCCGTTCGCGCCCGACCTGCAGCATCGGCCGACGATTCTGGTGAGTCGCCTCGCGGAGCACACCCACAATCTGCACGCGGACCCGCGCGCGGGCTTCCTCGCCTTCGACGCGCCCGACGCCGATGTCCTGAGCGGTCCGCGCGTGACCCTGCTCGGCACGTTCGAACCGCTCGAATCGAGTCCGGAGGTCGTGCGACGTTATTTACGCTATCACCCCGACGCCGAGCGCTACCTGGTGCTCGGCGACTTCACGTTCTGGTCGATGCGGCTGGAACGTCTGCGCTACATCGGCGGCTTTGGCGCAATGGGGTGGCTTTCCGGCGATGAACTCGATCCGCTGCCGCCGCTGTCGTTCGACGAAGAAAACACACTGATCGAGCACGTCGCCGACCGGACGGCGAGCGTCGACGGATTGCAGTGGCTCGGCGTCGATCGATACGGCGCCGACCTGAAGCGCGACGGAATACGCGCCCGCGTCGCCTTCGACGATCCCAAAATGAATAGCGAAAGCTTGCACGCTGCGCTCGAAGATTGCATCTCACGCTACGCGGAATAA
- a CDS encoding MFS transporter, translating into MSDHSPDLAALPAAHRALSITARQRARYATMALFFIAGMMYASWGVHVPTVRDRFHLNAAMLSLALLALAGGSIVAMVMNASWIARVGTRRACLSGGLVMAGCGVLILLVPAYWMLLIVLALFGAGMATLDVAMNAEASAVEKALGKPIMSSLHGMFSIGGMAGAAAGGALLAHGMAPALHLALAAAVSALVLVIACPAVLPHVPHADHPDAGTPRANRWRSPALWALGAMALVALIAEGAMYDWATVYMRDVVLTTPALASAAYAAFSGGMSAARFAGDVVRARFGAPQLVMASASLACAGMVGALLLPNPVAALIGFTLMGLGLANMMPVLFAAAASVKGIHAAEGLAHVAGLAYFGLLFGPVIIGAVTQATSLPIGLSVVAVCAAAIAIGGPKILRRLKI; encoded by the coding sequence GTGTCCGACCACTCCCCCGACCTTGCCGCCCTGCCCGCCGCCCATCGCGCGCTATCCATCACTGCCCGGCAGCGCGCGCGTTACGCGACGATGGCGCTGTTCTTCATCGCCGGGATGATGTACGCGTCGTGGGGGGTTCACGTGCCGACCGTGCGCGACCGGTTCCATCTGAACGCGGCCATGCTGTCGCTCGCGCTGCTGGCGCTCGCAGGCGGTTCGATCGTCGCGATGGTGATGAACGCGTCGTGGATCGCGCGGGTCGGCACGCGGCGCGCCTGTCTGAGCGGCGGTCTCGTGATGGCGGGCTGCGGCGTGCTGATCCTGCTGGTGCCCGCTTACTGGATGCTGCTGATCGTGCTGGCCCTGTTCGGCGCCGGCATGGCCACGCTGGACGTCGCGATGAACGCCGAAGCGAGCGCCGTGGAGAAGGCGCTCGGCAAGCCGATCATGTCGTCGTTGCACGGCATGTTCAGTATCGGCGGGATGGCCGGCGCGGCAGCCGGCGGCGCGCTGCTGGCGCACGGCATGGCGCCGGCGCTGCATCTGGCGCTCGCTGCGGCGGTCAGTGCGCTGGTGCTGGTGATCGCCTGTCCCGCCGTATTGCCGCACGTGCCCCACGCCGATCATCCGGACGCCGGCACGCCGCGCGCCAACCGCTGGCGCTCGCCGGCCTTGTGGGCGCTGGGCGCCATGGCGCTGGTCGCGCTGATCGCCGAGGGCGCGATGTACGACTGGGCGACTGTCTATATGCGCGACGTCGTGCTGACCACGCCCGCGCTCGCGAGCGCGGCGTATGCGGCGTTCTCCGGCGGCATGTCGGCCGCGCGTTTTGCCGGCGACGTGGTGCGCGCCCGCTTCGGCGCGCCGCAACTGGTGATGGCGAGCGCATCGCTCGCCTGCGCGGGGATGGTCGGCGCGCTGCTGCTGCCGAATCCGGTCGCCGCCTTGATCGGCTTCACCTTGATGGGGCTCGGGCTCGCGAACATGATGCCGGTGCTGTTCGCCGCGGCGGCGAGCGTCAAGGGGATTCACGCAGCGGAAGGCTTGGCCCATGTCGCCGGGCTAGCCTACTTCGGGCTGCTGTTCGGGCCGGTGATCATCGGCGCGGTGACACAGGCGACGAGTCTGCCGATCGGCTTGTCGGTGGTGGCGGTGTGCGCGGCGGCGATCGCGATCGGCGGGCCGAAGATCTTGCGGCGGTTGAAGATTTGA
- a CDS encoding high-potential iron-sulfur protein has product MKSSRRTFLITSIGVASTLALSRTAFADAPKVAETDPTAQALGYKADATKVDKAKYAKYVAGQDCSNCSFYQAKPTDAWGGCPMFAGKQVAGKGWCSAYNKKA; this is encoded by the coding sequence ATGAAATCTTCCCGTCGTACATTTTTGATCACCAGCATTGGTGTGGCGTCCACGTTGGCACTGTCGCGCACGGCATTCGCCGACGCACCGAAAGTCGCCGAAACCGATCCGACCGCTCAAGCTCTCGGCTACAAGGCCGACGCCACCAAAGTCGACAAGGCCAAGTACGCGAAGTACGTGGCAGGTCAAGACTGCAGCAACTGCAGCTTCTACCAGGCGAAGCCGACCGACGCATGGGGCGGCTGCCCGATGTTCGCGGGCAAGCAGGTCGCGGGCAAGGGCTGGTGCAGCGCCTATAACAAGAAGGCCTGA
- a CDS encoding branched-chain amino acid ABC transporter substrate-binding protein, which produces MNIKIQKLLPISAAAMLFATLATSAAADQVVKIGHVAPLTGGIAHLGKDNENGARLAVEEINAKGLTIGGQKITLQLDAQDDAADPRTATQVAQKLVDDKVVAVVGHLNSGTSIPASKIYSDAGIVQISPSATNPAYTQQGFKTTYRVVATDAQQGPALANYAAKGLKVKSVAIVDDSTAYGQGLANEFEKTAKSLGLNVMSHDATNDKAVDFRAILTKIKGENPDAIMYGGMDATGGPFAKQAKQLGLRAKVLAGDGVCTDKLSDLAGDATDNIVCSEAGMALEKMAGGSAFMAKYQKRFGQPIQIYAPFTYDAVYIIVDAMKRANSTDPAKILAAMPATDYKGVIGETTFDSKGDLQHGVISLYNYKAGKKTLLDVVKM; this is translated from the coding sequence ATGAACATCAAGATTCAAAAGCTGTTGCCGATCAGCGCTGCGGCGATGCTGTTCGCAACGTTGGCAACTTCCGCGGCAGCTGACCAGGTCGTCAAGATCGGCCACGTTGCACCGCTGACCGGCGGTATCGCTCACCTGGGTAAAGACAACGAAAACGGCGCGCGCCTGGCAGTCGAAGAAATCAATGCCAAGGGCCTCACGATCGGCGGCCAGAAAATCACGCTGCAACTCGACGCTCAAGACGACGCAGCCGACCCGCGTACTGCTACGCAGGTCGCGCAGAAGCTGGTCGACGACAAGGTCGTCGCGGTGGTCGGTCACTTGAACTCGGGTACGTCGATTCCGGCTTCGAAGATCTATAGCGATGCTGGCATCGTGCAGATCTCGCCGTCGGCAACCAACCCGGCTTACACGCAACAAGGCTTCAAGACGACGTACCGCGTCGTCGCGACCGATGCGCAACAAGGTCCGGCACTGGCTAACTACGCAGCCAAGGGTCTGAAAGTGAAGAGCGTCGCGATCGTCGACGACTCGACCGCTTACGGCCAGGGTCTCGCGAACGAATTCGAAAAGACCGCAAAGTCGCTGGGTCTGAACGTGATGTCGCATGACGCGACGAACGACAAGGCTGTCGACTTCCGCGCGATTCTGACGAAGATCAAGGGCGAAAACCCGGACGCGATCATGTACGGCGGTATGGACGCAACCGGCGGCCCGTTCGCCAAGCAAGCCAAGCAGCTCGGCCTGCGCGCGAAGGTGCTGGCAGGCGACGGCGTCTGTACGGACAAGCTGTCGGATCTGGCTGGCGACGCAACCGACAACATCGTCTGCTCGGAAGCCGGTATGGCGCTCGAAAAGATGGCTGGCGGCTCGGCGTTCATGGCCAAGTATCAGAAGCGTTTCGGTCAGCCGATCCAGATCTACGCACCGTTCACGTATGACGCTGTGTACATCATCGTCGACGCAATGAAGCGCGCTAACTCGACCGATCCGGCGAAGATCCTGGCAGCGATGCCGGCGACGGACTACAAGGGCGTGATCGGTGAAACCACGTTCGACTCGAAGGGCGACCTTCAGCACGGCGTGATCTCGCTGTACAACTACAAGGCAGGCAAGAAGACGCTGCTCGACGTAGTGAAGATGTAA
- a CDS encoding nitronate monooxygenase, translating into MSEIRFVTPFAERFGLRVPVVQAPMAGGATTPALVAAVSNAGGFGFLAGAALSPEKIASEVAAIRALTDRPFGVNLFVLDPAAPDDATVRRALEAIDPVRADLGLPPGQPLERYAPDFRAQLEMLIELRVPVASFTFGLLPAHDVKRLHDAGLYVIGTATHTAEGIAWRDAGADAIAAQGAEAGAHRGTFIGAFEDALVGTLALVPQLVDATGLPVLAAGGIMDGRGIVAALALGAQAAAMGTAFLTCRESGIPPVWKTRIRETSDTSTTVTRAITGRHARGIRNPLMQRLSEAAQKIAPYPVQNALTQELRQSAARAQNGDYLSLWSGQGAPLGRARPEGIGAAELMAQLEQEWLAASARIGAQRS; encoded by the coding sequence ATGAGTGAAATCCGTTTTGTCACACCGTTCGCCGAACGTTTCGGTTTGCGCGTGCCGGTCGTGCAGGCGCCGATGGCCGGCGGCGCGACCACGCCCGCGCTGGTCGCGGCGGTGTCGAACGCCGGCGGCTTCGGCTTTCTGGCGGGCGCCGCGCTGAGCCCGGAGAAGATCGCGAGCGAAGTCGCGGCGATCCGCGCGCTGACGGATCGTCCATTCGGCGTGAACCTGTTCGTGCTCGATCCGGCCGCGCCGGACGACGCCACCGTGCGTCGCGCGCTCGAAGCGATCGACCCCGTGCGCGCCGATCTCGGCTTGCCGCCGGGCCAGCCGCTCGAACGCTACGCGCCGGACTTTCGCGCGCAACTGGAGATGCTGATCGAATTGCGCGTGCCGGTGGCGAGTTTCACTTTCGGGCTGCTGCCGGCACACGACGTCAAGCGTCTGCACGATGCCGGTCTATATGTAATAGGCACCGCCACCCACACGGCGGAAGGCATCGCGTGGCGCGACGCGGGCGCCGATGCGATCGCCGCGCAAGGGGCGGAGGCGGGTGCGCATCGCGGCACCTTCATCGGCGCGTTCGAGGATGCTTTGGTCGGCACGCTGGCGCTCGTTCCGCAACTCGTCGATGCGACCGGCCTGCCGGTGCTCGCGGCGGGCGGCATCATGGACGGCCGCGGCATCGTCGCCGCGCTCGCGCTCGGCGCGCAGGCCGCCGCGATGGGCACCGCGTTTCTCACCTGCCGCGAGAGCGGCATTCCTCCGGTATGGAAGACCCGCATACGGGAAACGTCGGACACGTCGACCACCGTGACGCGCGCCATCACCGGCCGGCATGCGCGAGGCATACGCAATCCGTTGATGCAGCGATTGAGCGAAGCCGCGCAGAAGATCGCGCCGTATCCGGTGCAAAACGCATTGACGCAGGAGTTGCGGCAAAGCGCGGCGCGCGCGCAGAACGGCGACTACCTGTCGCTCTGGTCGGGGCAGGGCGCGCCGCTCGGCCGCGCGCGTCCGGAAGGGATCGGCGCCGCCGAACTGATGGCGCAACTCGAACAGGAATGGCTCGCGGCGAGTGCGCGCATCGGGGCTCAGCGGAGTTGA
- a CDS encoding NAD(P)/FAD-dependent oxidoreductase: MDQIECVVIGAGVVGLAVARALAARGREVIVLEAAEAIGVGTSSRNSEVIHAGLYYPRGSLKATLCVRGREMLYDFCAEHHVPHSRCGKLLVATSRNQIPQLEAIMAKGRENGVLDLMRITGDQAQALEPALDCVEAVFSPQTGIVDSHQLMLAIQGDAERDGAVCAFHAPVEAITASNGRFIVQVGGGAPTTISAACVINSAGLQANALARKIRGLDARHVPPLYLARGNYFSISGRAPFSRLIYPMPNEAGLGVHLTIDLGGQARFGPDVEWVDAINYDVDPQRAESFYAAIRAYWPALPDGALQPAYAGIRPKLSGPGEPAADFVIQGPAAHGVRGLVNLFGIESPGLTASLAIAQRVCEVSGRA, encoded by the coding sequence ATGGACCAAATCGAATGTGTAGTGATCGGCGCGGGCGTGGTCGGTCTGGCGGTGGCACGCGCGCTGGCGGCGCGCGGCCGTGAAGTGATCGTGCTGGAAGCGGCCGAGGCGATCGGCGTCGGCACCAGCTCGCGCAATAGCGAAGTGATCCACGCGGGCCTCTACTATCCGCGCGGATCGCTGAAGGCCACCCTCTGCGTGCGTGGCCGCGAAATGCTCTACGACTTTTGCGCGGAACACCACGTGCCGCACTCGCGCTGCGGGAAACTGCTCGTCGCGACGTCGCGCAATCAGATTCCGCAGCTCGAAGCGATCATGGCGAAGGGGCGCGAGAACGGCGTGCTCGACCTGATGCGGATCACCGGCGATCAGGCTCAGGCGCTCGAACCGGCGCTCGATTGTGTCGAGGCGGTGTTCTCGCCGCAGACGGGCATCGTCGATAGTCATCAACTGATGCTGGCGATTCAGGGCGACGCGGAACGCGACGGCGCGGTGTGCGCGTTTCATGCGCCGGTCGAAGCGATCACCGCGAGCAATGGACGCTTCATCGTGCAAGTGGGCGGCGGCGCGCCGACCACGATCAGCGCCGCCTGCGTGATCAACAGCGCCGGTCTTCAGGCCAATGCGCTCGCCCGGAAAATTCGCGGACTCGACGCGCGTCACGTGCCGCCGCTTTATCTCGCGCGCGGCAACTACTTCAGCATCTCGGGACGCGCGCCGTTCAGCCGTCTGATCTATCCGATGCCGAACGAGGCCGGCCTCGGCGTGCATCTGACCATCGACCTGGGTGGTCAGGCGCGTTTCGGTCCCGACGTCGAATGGGTCGACGCGATCAATTACGACGTCGATCCGCAGCGGGCGGAATCGTTTTACGCGGCGATTCGCGCGTATTGGCCGGCGCTGCCCGACGGTGCGTTGCAACCTGCCTATGCGGGCATTCGTCCGAAGTTGTCGGGACCGGGCGAGCCGGCCGCGGACTTCGTGATTCAAGGCCCGGCCGCGCATGGCGTGCGCGGACTCGTCAATCTGTTCGGGATCGAGTCGCCGGGTTTGACGGCGTCGCTAGCGATTGCGCAACGCGTGTGCGAGGTGAGCGGACGCGCGTAG
- a CDS encoding cation diffusion facilitator family transporter produces MPSAATVQSAEKHRIARKTTFVSIALNTVLMALQIVVGVVAHSQALVADGVHSLADLISDFVVLIANRHSGAKPDADHNYGHSRYETVASLFLGGLLISVGVGMLWRAGTRLADLQSIPAVHLSALGVAVLVLISKESLFRYMLREAQRVRSAMLIANAWHARSDAASSLVVAIGIIGSLAGVRLLDPIAAAIVGFMVARMGWTFGWDALQDLSDRALDETATADMRALLLSTPGVRDVHEMRTRKMGDFALVDAHILVDPLISVSEGHFIAESARVRVLTDSRVLDALIHVDPENDALAHPPVDLPDRERVVADVDAALAAIDVKASTINMHYLSTGLGVDIVLPARNANGEALDFARIDLDALKRRLGARKLNVLQEVPSRQEPGGASNENGGIAAAVPVHTSVHTNEPHGAT; encoded by the coding sequence ATGCCTTCCGCCGCCACTGTCCAGTCCGCTGAAAAACATCGCATTGCGCGCAAAACGACCTTTGTCAGTATTGCGCTCAATACGGTGCTGATGGCGCTGCAAATCGTCGTCGGCGTGGTCGCGCATTCTCAGGCGCTGGTTGCCGACGGCGTCCATTCCCTCGCCGATCTGATTTCCGATTTTGTCGTGCTGATTGCCAATCGGCATAGCGGCGCGAAGCCCGATGCCGATCACAATTACGGACATAGCCGCTATGAAACGGTAGCGTCTTTATTTCTCGGCGGTCTGCTGATTTCCGTCGGTGTCGGCATGTTGTGGCGCGCCGGCACGCGTCTCGCCGATTTGCAGAGCATTCCGGCCGTGCATTTGAGCGCGCTCGGCGTCGCGGTGCTGGTGCTGATTTCCAAGGAAAGCCTGTTCCGCTACATGCTGCGCGAAGCGCAACGCGTGCGCTCCGCCATGCTGATCGCCAATGCGTGGCACGCGCGTTCCGATGCGGCGTCCTCGCTGGTGGTCGCGATCGGGATTATCGGGAGTCTGGCGGGCGTGCGCCTGCTCGATCCGATCGCCGCGGCGATCGTCGGCTTCATGGTCGCGCGGATGGGTTGGACGTTCGGCTGGGACGCGCTGCAAGACCTGTCCGATCGCGCACTCGACGAAACCGCCACCGCCGACATGCGCGCGCTGCTGCTCTCCACGCCCGGCGTGCGCGATGTGCACGAGATGCGCACGCGCAAGATGGGCGACTTCGCGCTGGTCGACGCGCATATCCTGGTCGATCCGCTGATCTCGGTATCGGAGGGGCATTTCATCGCCGAGTCGGCGCGCGTGCGCGTGCTGACCGACAGCCGCGTGCTCGATGCGCTGATTCACGTCGATCCGGAAAACGATGCGCTTGCACATCCGCCGGTCGATCTGCCGGATCGTGAGCGCGTCGTCGCGGACGTGGACGCGGCGCTCGCCGCGATCGACGTGAAGGCGTCCACAATCAATATGCACTACCTGAGCACAGGGCTCGGTGTCGACATTGTCCTGCCGGCACGGAACGCGAACGGGGAAGCACTTGATTTCGCCCGCATCGATCTCGACGCCTTGAAGCGCCGCCTCGGCGCCCGCAAGCTGAACGTGTTACAGGAAGTGCCGTCGCGGCAGGAACCAGGCGGCGCATCAAATGAAAACGGCGGCATCGCTGCCGCCGTTCCAGTCCACACCTCAGTCCACACGAATGAGCCGCACGGCGCGACCTGA